AGCCAATATTTGATAATAATTATAAGATGGTGTGTatgcgtgttcagtcactcagtcatgtccaactctttgcgaccccatggactgtggcccgccaggctcctttgtccatggaatttcccaggcaagaatgctggagcagtttgccatttcttactctaggggatcttcctgacccagggatcaaacccaggtctcctgcactggcaggcagattctttaccaaggcaCTACCTAGGATACCCTAAATGGagcataacttttaaaaattgggaatcactatattgtatacctgtaagtacaaactggaatcaagattgccaggagaaatatcaataacctcagataggcagatgacaccaccctgatggcagaaagtgaagaggaactaaaaagcctcttgatgaaagtgaaagaggagagcgaaaaagttggcttaaagctcaacattcagaaaatgaagatcatggcatctggtcccatcacttcatgggaattagatggggaaacagtggaaatagtgtcagactttattttagtgggctccaaaatcactgcagatggtgattgcagccatgaaattaaaagacgcttactccttggaaggaaagttatgaccaacctagatagcatattcaaaagcagagacattactttgccaacaaaggtccgtctagtcaaggctatggtttttccagtagtcatgtatggatgtgagagttggactgtgaagaaggctgagcgccaaagaattgatgcttttgaactgtggtgttggagaagacttgagagtcccttggactgcaaggagacccaacaagtccattctaacggagatcagtcctgggatttcttggaaggaatgatgctaaagctgaaactccagtactttggccacctcatgagaagagttgagttcttggaaaagactctgatggtgggagggattgggggcaggaggagaaggagacgacagaggataagatggctggatggcatcaccgactcgatggatatgagtttgagtgaactccgggagatggtgatggacagggaggcctggcgtgctgcaattcatggggtcacaaagagttgaacatgactgaacaactgaactgaactgaagtatacatTTTGTTTCAGTTTCTTATTGCTCCCATTTCTCAGTAAAGATTTCCATGTCAAAGTTGTAGCAGTGCCCCTTATAATAAGCCTATCAGCTATTCATTATAAATGCAGTTATATCCAAGAAAGTATACTTTATCCGCTTCTACTTATGGACCATCATCTCTAAGCCTATGCCATCAGCGTTTGACTTTTCCATAGGTGAACACTCCTCGTTAGACCTTTATCCAGGCCTCCTAGTACTAGTACTTCTCTCTTGTTATTTGGTGTAACTTGACATTTCCGTTTGAGGAACAATGCAGAGTAGTTGTGATATGGGTCAGCATTTGAGGGAACAGTCAGTACTGCATTGGAACTTCTTGGCCTCAGCTTTTTCAAAGGTGTCTTCCTGGTGAGAGTTATCTATAAACCTTTCTGAAGTTTTATTCTCTGTTAGGTAGCTGTTTTCTCAGCCTTTTTTTCTCCCAGGCCAGTATAGCTTCCTTTAGCTAACACATTCTGCCTGAATGGCCTAGTAAGTAGTTATATTTTTTCAAGTAGAAGTGCCacaatactgggcttccctgatagctcagttggtaaagaatccgcctgcaatgcaggagaccctggctcaatccctgggtcgaaaagatctgctggagaagggatagactacccactccagtattcttgggcgtcccttgtggctcagctggtaaagaatctgcctgcaatgcagatgacctgggttcaatccctgagttgggaagatcccctaaagaagggaacagctacccactccagtattctgacctggagaattccatggactggggtcgcaaagagtcggacacaactgagcgactttcactcactcattgtTAGTGTGAATATATTCACTATAATGCCACCTTGGGGAATATTCCCCTTTTAGTTTCCATTCATTGTAGAAATTGGGTCCCAAGATGTGAGAGAGTTCATCAGGTCTTCACTCTATTGTTAGATAAGGGGTTTCTTTACTTTGCTGTTGTTTGCTCCTATTATCAGGAACCCAAGCAAGAGAACAAGTACAGGTAAAGACAGAGCCACATGCTAAAGTTAGAGCTTTTTAcacaaatacaaagaagaaaagagaccaCACTCTGCcggaagtaaataaaatatttaattaatgttCTATAAAAATTAGTAATGAAACTGCAGAACTAGAAAAACTTTTATtgctaacattcagaaaactctgaatatatttaaaagagaaatgaatagtTCTCACATGTTGGTGGGGGTACATGAGGTCTTAGCCATTTCTTAACTCATTGTTAACATTATTGAGTTATTGTTCATATAATTCACCTATATCTAACATAGCTTGACCTACATCAAAGAGTAGGTCTTCATCTTCTCTTGGTGTCAGTATTGATTCTAAGTCTAGGAGATCAGCAAGGTCTGGTAGTGAAGCTTCCTCAgaaagaaaagcatctacttctggttcttctgctccATCATTTTGCTCCATACAAGAAACTGGTTCTTGTGTGATCAACTGTAAAAGCTCTTCAGCTATTCGTATTAACTGGGCTACACAGTCAATAAGTCCACCAATAAGTACAGGGGCTGATCCAGACGCCATGCCTCTATGctttcttcagaaaataaaatattactggaAGCTATAGTAAATGAGCTTTTGGTGACAATGGATCCTGTGAGGCTGGCAGTGGTTGGTTTGGTTGAGAAATGAGGCTGTTGATATGATTATAATGATGATCAAGTACAGAATGAGGCCAGTGGTTCTACAGTACTTTCTGATAAAGTTGGTGAACCTCCCACAAAATTTACGTATGGTACTCTTGTCTGTATCGGTAGTGAACTGCTATTATAATGACCATCAGACAGATTGTCACAGCCAAGAGAAAACAGCAAAGCAGATCTAataatagaaaagagaaatacaaagttAGTATCCTTGAGTTTTTATCCATCATACAGGTTCCGGCTATAGGATAAGGTTGAAAGGGTGCTGCTAGCTACTGTTTCTCCTTTTTGGATGGCTCTACTACTCATAGTCCCCTTTATACTTCTCATGGTTGTTACCGCTTCTTATGGGATATGAGAACAAAGTGAGCATAGGCAGTCTATCTGTCTTTCTTGAACATCTCTATTGAGTAAGATACATATACTAAGTCTTTTaattaattatgtttttattagTACTTTTTCTCTTATTGCCATTTATATCTGGTGCTGCTAAATTCCTTCTGTGTTTTTAATAATCCATTCATTAAAGTTTTTTATTGCCCCTGTAGTTTGGGGAATTTATGGCAAATTGAAGTCCCACATTCTCTTTTTCCAAATTTTGTATAACTTCTGTTATAAGATTTGTTCTTTGGTCATTTCCTATCACTGCCACTATTCCATTTCTAGCTGTTATTTCT
The genomic region above belongs to Ovis canadensis isolate MfBH-ARS-UI-01 breed Bighorn chromosome X, ARS-UI_OviCan_v2, whole genome shotgun sequence and contains:
- the TRPC5OS gene encoding LOW QUALITY PROTEIN: putative uncharacterized protein TRPC5OS (The sequence of the model RefSeq protein was modified relative to this genomic sequence to represent the inferred CDS: substituted 1 base at 1 genomic stop codon); this encodes MASGSAPVLIGGLIDCVAQLIRIAEELLQLITQEPVSCMEQNDGAEEPEVDAFLSEEASLPDLADLLDLESILTPREDEDLLFDVGQAMLDIGELYEQXLNNVNNELRNG